Proteins encoded in a region of the Leifsonia sp. PS1209 genome:
- a CDS encoding helicase HerA-like domain-containing protein has protein sequence MSDADALAKAQADAKAAAENAARLQSEATEALKRAQDAAAAAQAQAEAAQAEAEAAQARAEASQTAAAASDAATAASAAATEVAPPAPAPAASAPAAPAEASQTPAPAASAQPTPTAPAPLTDAEVDAVRAGYAFTGAALEMGALVNGDARADVPVRIPLAMTNRHGLVAGATGTGKTKTLQVLAEQLAANGVPVFAADIKGDLSGIAVAGEPNDKLLDRTRGIGQDWTPRATTTEFFSLGGTGKGIPIRATVAGFGPLLLSKVLGLNDTQESSLGLVFHYADKAGLPLLDLSDLRAVLTFLNSADGKAELADLGGLSSATVGVILRELIAFADQGADAFFGEPEIDTAEFLKLAPDGTGVVSLLEVPGVQDKPALFSTFLMWLLADLFNDLPEVGDLDKPKLVFFFDEAHLLFKDASKDFLASITQTVRLIRSKGVGIFFVTQTPKDVPSDVLAQLGSRVQHQLRAFTPDDAKALKATVSTYPKSGYDLAEVLQQLGTGEAIVTVMGEKGAPTPVAWTRLRAPQGSMSPAPEAQLDATIAASPLLAKYGTAIDRDSAREMLTRKLDAAAAAAEEQERVLEQAKAAVEAQKAADKAAAAQAKAQKAADAEYDRLLKSTGPTSRGRRTTSKPQPNILEQVLGSKATASILTGVVEGIFGTRKRR, from the coding sequence ATGAGTGACGCCGATGCACTTGCCAAAGCCCAGGCCGACGCGAAAGCCGCAGCGGAGAACGCCGCGCGACTGCAGTCGGAGGCGACGGAGGCACTGAAACGCGCCCAGGATGCGGCGGCCGCCGCGCAGGCGCAGGCCGAGGCCGCGCAGGCGGAGGCGGAGGCGGCGCAGGCGCGCGCGGAGGCGTCGCAGACGGCCGCTGCTGCCTCGGACGCCGCAACGGCGGCCAGTGCGGCGGCGACGGAGGTGGCGCCGCCCGCGCCCGCGCCCGCCGCATCGGCTCCTGCCGCGCCCGCGGAGGCGTCGCAGACGCCCGCGCCCGCCGCATCCGCCCAGCCAACCCCCACCGCCCCCGCCCCGCTCACCGACGCCGAGGTGGACGCGGTCCGCGCCGGCTACGCGTTCACGGGCGCCGCGCTCGAGATGGGGGCGCTGGTCAACGGGGACGCGCGCGCGGACGTGCCCGTGCGCATCCCGTTGGCGATGACGAACAGGCACGGGCTGGTGGCCGGAGCGACCGGCACAGGCAAGACCAAGACGCTGCAGGTGCTCGCCGAGCAGCTGGCGGCGAACGGGGTTCCCGTGTTCGCGGCCGACATCAAGGGCGACCTGTCCGGGATCGCCGTGGCGGGCGAGCCGAACGACAAGCTGCTCGACCGCACCAGGGGAATCGGCCAGGACTGGACGCCACGCGCCACCACCACCGAGTTCTTCTCGCTCGGCGGCACGGGCAAGGGCATCCCGATCCGGGCGACCGTCGCCGGGTTTGGGCCGCTGCTGCTGTCGAAAGTGCTCGGGTTGAACGACACGCAGGAGTCGAGTCTCGGGCTCGTGTTCCACTACGCGGACAAGGCCGGGCTGCCGCTGCTCGACCTCAGCGACCTGCGCGCCGTCCTCACCTTCCTCAACAGCGCGGACGGCAAAGCGGAGCTCGCAGACCTGGGCGGGCTGTCCAGCGCGACCGTCGGCGTGATCCTGCGGGAACTGATCGCGTTCGCCGACCAGGGCGCAGACGCGTTCTTCGGCGAGCCGGAGATCGACACCGCCGAGTTCCTGAAGCTCGCCCCCGACGGCACCGGCGTGGTCAGCCTGCTGGAGGTTCCCGGCGTCCAGGACAAGCCTGCGCTGTTCTCCACGTTCCTGATGTGGCTGCTCGCCGACCTGTTCAACGACCTGCCGGAGGTGGGCGACCTCGACAAACCGAAGCTGGTGTTCTTCTTCGACGAGGCGCACCTGCTGTTCAAGGACGCGTCGAAAGACTTCCTCGCCTCCATCACGCAGACCGTGCGGCTCATCCGGTCGAAGGGCGTCGGCATCTTCTTCGTCACCCAGACCCCGAAGGACGTCCCGTCCGACGTGCTCGCGCAGCTCGGGTCCCGCGTGCAGCACCAGTTGCGCGCCTTCACACCGGATGACGCGAAGGCGCTCAAGGCGACCGTCTCGACCTACCCGAAGTCGGGCTACGACCTCGCCGAGGTGCTGCAGCAGCTCGGCACCGGCGAGGCGATCGTCACGGTGATGGGCGAGAAGGGCGCCCCGACCCCGGTCGCGTGGACGCGGCTGCGCGCACCGCAGGGCTCCATGTCGCCCGCTCCGGAGGCGCAGCTCGACGCGACCATCGCAGCATCCCCGCTGCTCGCGAAATACGGCACGGCCATCGACCGCGACTCCGCCCGCGAAATGCTCACCCGCAAACTGGATGCGGCTGCCGCGGCCGCCGAGGAGCAGGAGCGCGTCCTCGAGCAGGCGAAGGCCGCCGTGGAGGCGCAGAAGGCCGCAGACAAGGCGGCGGCGGCGCAGGCCAAAGCGCAGAAGGCCGCGGACGCCGAATACGACAGGCTGCTGAAATCGACCGGCCCCACCTCCCGCGGACGGCGCACGACCTCGAAACCGCAGCCCAACATCCTGGAGCAGGTGCTCGGCTCGAAGGCGACGGCGTCCATCCTCACCGGGGTGGTGGAGGGGATCTTCGGCACGCGCAAGCGGCGCTGA
- a CDS encoding alpha-galactosidase — protein MWVSDSIDPLERQDMHRWTQQLLPLELLGAHIHSGGSHTTHRMHDLGFRAGTAVFGHLGIEWDLTEASEAELAELAEWIAFYRENRALLHTGRMVRMDDIDPTFRVSGVVAADRASALFSLAHLGRSDAAPLGRFTLRGLDPDRRYRVRPLSIGNPSHGVQVPPWFGTADARLASDGVTPLSPRLPHGALADGVVLSGRVLESAGLQTPMSYPDQVWLVSVTAV, from the coding sequence GTGTGGGTGTCCGACTCCATCGACCCGCTGGAGCGGCAGGACATGCACCGCTGGACGCAGCAGCTCCTCCCACTGGAACTGCTCGGCGCCCACATCCACTCCGGTGGCTCCCACACCACACACCGGATGCACGACCTCGGCTTCCGCGCGGGCACCGCGGTCTTCGGCCACCTCGGCATCGAGTGGGATCTGACGGAGGCGAGCGAGGCCGAGCTCGCCGAGCTGGCGGAGTGGATCGCGTTCTACCGCGAGAACCGCGCGCTGCTGCACACCGGCCGGATGGTGCGGATGGATGACATCGACCCGACCTTCCGGGTCAGCGGAGTGGTGGCTGCGGATCGCGCATCCGCGCTGTTCTCGCTCGCGCACCTGGGCCGTTCGGACGCGGCGCCGCTCGGACGGTTCACGCTGCGCGGGCTCGACCCCGACCGCCGCTATCGGGTGCGACCGCTGAGCATCGGGAATCCGTCGCACGGCGTGCAGGTGCCACCGTGGTTCGGGACAGCGGATGCGCGGCTCGCCTCGGACGGCGTGACCCCGCTCTCCCCGAGACTGCCGCACGGCGCTCTCGCGGATGGCGTTGTGCTGAGCGGACGGGTGCTGGAGTCGGCGGGCTTGCAGACACCGATGT
- a CDS encoding saccharopine dehydrogenase C-terminal domain-containing protein: MRILLVGAGGVGDAIAKIAARRTFFETIVVSDYDIGRAERTIDWIRGRHGNEVASRFVAAAIDASDPDAVAAVATEHRATHVMNAVEPKFVPTIFAAALAAGADYLDMAMSLSEPHPTDPYAKTGVKLGDDQFAQRGDWESAGRLALVGMGVEPGLSDVFARYAADTLFSHIEELGTRDGANLVVRDSDGVEIFAPSFSIWTTIEECLNPPVIFEKDAGWFTTPPFSEPEVFDFPEGIGPVECVNVEHEEVLLMPRWIDAERVTFKYGLGEEFIGILRTLHQLGLDSTTPIRVRSQDGPVEVAPRDVVAAALPDPATIGPLMTGKTCAGVWVKGTGVDGNPREVYLYHVSDNEWTMAEYESQCVVWQTAMNPVIALELLATGAWSGTGVLGPEAFDAAPFLELMARPVAEGGYGQPWGLREQ, translated from the coding sequence ATGAGAATCCTGCTCGTGGGCGCCGGCGGTGTCGGCGACGCCATCGCGAAGATCGCGGCGCGTCGCACCTTTTTCGAGACCATCGTGGTCAGCGACTACGACATCGGCCGGGCGGAGCGGACCATCGACTGGATTCGCGGACGGCACGGCAACGAGGTGGCGTCGCGGTTCGTCGCCGCCGCCATCGACGCGTCCGACCCGGATGCGGTCGCGGCGGTCGCCACCGAGCATCGCGCCACCCATGTGATGAACGCGGTCGAGCCCAAGTTCGTGCCGACAATCTTCGCCGCTGCCCTCGCAGCCGGTGCAGACTACCTGGACATGGCGATGAGCCTGTCGGAGCCGCACCCCACCGACCCGTATGCGAAGACCGGGGTGAAGCTCGGAGACGACCAGTTCGCGCAGCGCGGAGACTGGGAGTCGGCTGGCCGGCTGGCGCTCGTCGGCATGGGCGTGGAGCCCGGCCTGAGCGATGTGTTCGCCCGGTACGCCGCCGACACGCTGTTCTCCCACATCGAGGAGCTCGGCACGCGCGACGGAGCCAACCTGGTCGTGCGCGACAGCGACGGCGTCGAGATCTTCGCGCCGTCGTTCAGCATCTGGACGACCATCGAGGAGTGCCTCAACCCTCCGGTGATCTTCGAGAAGGACGCCGGTTGGTTCACGACGCCGCCGTTCAGCGAGCCGGAGGTGTTCGATTTCCCGGAAGGGATCGGTCCCGTCGAGTGCGTCAACGTTGAGCACGAGGAAGTGCTGCTGATGCCGCGCTGGATCGACGCGGAGCGGGTGACGTTCAAGTACGGGCTGGGGGAGGAGTTCATCGGCATCCTGCGCACGCTGCATCAGCTCGGGCTGGACTCGACGACGCCCATCCGGGTGCGCAGCCAGGACGGTCCGGTGGAGGTGGCGCCGCGGGATGTGGTCGCCGCCGCCCTGCCGGACCCCGCCACGATCGGGCCGCTCATGACGGGCAAGACCTGCGCGGGCGTGTGGGTGAAAGGCACGGGCGTGGATGGGAACCCACGCGAGGTCTACCTGTACCACGTGAGCGACAACGAGTGGACGATGGCGGAGTACGAGTCGCAGTGCGTGGTGTGGCAGACGGCGATGAACCCGGTGATCGCGCTGGAGCTGCTCGCGACCGGCGCGTGGTCGGGAACCGGGGTGCTCGGGCCGGAGGCATTCGATGCCGCGCCGTTCCTCGAACTGATGGCGCGTCCCGTCGCGGAGGGCGGCTACGGCCAGCCCTGGGGCCTCCGGGAGCAGTGA